The proteins below are encoded in one region of Clostridium estertheticum:
- a CDS encoding ABC transporter permease produces the protein MKKYSKDLFKIIGYSKKDLDVMVRPNVSYWQDAWRRLKKNKVAMLSMVILIIVIIMSIIGPMISSVNYQTQNYNILDKSPMAKHWFGTDNLGRDMFARLWMGARVSLRIGFIGTLIELLVGCVYGGICGYFGGAVDTILMRIVEIIVSVPYLIVVILLLLVLPAGEGTIIIALCITGWTGIARLIRGQVMQLKESEYVLAAKALGASPTRIIAKHLIPNTIGIILVYMSMDIPAFIFDEAFLSFLGLGIQSPKTSWGALIFAGQSQMMFHPHEFIFPAIAISVTMLAFNLLGDGLRDALDPKLRQ, from the coding sequence ATGAAAAAATATAGCAAAGATTTATTTAAAATTATAGGGTATTCGAAGAAAGATTTAGATGTTATGGTAAGGCCTAATGTAAGTTATTGGCAAGATGCATGGAGAAGACTTAAGAAAAATAAAGTCGCTATGCTTTCTATGGTGATTTTGATAATAGTTATAATTATGTCTATCATAGGACCAATGATTTCATCAGTAAATTATCAAACTCAAAATTATAATATTTTAGATAAGAGTCCAATGGCAAAACATTGGTTTGGAACTGACAATTTAGGAAGAGATATGTTTGCAAGGTTATGGATGGGTGCGAGAGTATCATTAAGAATTGGATTTATTGGTACTTTGATTGAACTTCTTGTTGGATGTGTATACGGCGGTATATGTGGATATTTTGGTGGAGCCGTAGATACAATACTTATGAGAATAGTTGAAATAATTGTAAGTGTACCATATCTTATTGTTGTTATTTTGTTGTTATTGGTATTGCCAGCAGGAGAAGGAACAATAATTATTGCACTTTGCATTACGGGATGGACAGGCATAGCCCGTTTAATTAGAGGACAAGTTATGCAACTTAAAGAATCGGAGTATGTTTTAGCTGCTAAAGCACTAGGTGCTAGTCCGACTAGAATCATTGCAAAACATTTAATTCCTAATACAATTGGAATTATACTTGTTTATATGTCTATGGATATACCTGCCTTTATTTTTGATGAAGCATTTTTAAGCTTTCTTGGGCTTGGTATTCAATCACCTAAAACTAGTTGGGGAGCATTAATTTTTGCTGGTCAAAGTCAGATGATGTTTCATCCTCATGAATTTATATTTCCAGCAATAGCAATAAGTGTAACTATGTTAGCATTTAATTTACTTGGTGATGGTTTAAGAGATGCTCTTGATCCAAAACTTAGACAGTAA
- a CDS encoding peptide ABC transporter substrate-binding protein, whose product MKSKKIVSVLIVALVLSVALVGCGAKSGDSAGTTKSTETKLDADQTANILGYDYTSLDPAVISDMESFTTLTNVDEGLMREVTKDGKVISILAGADKMTVSADHKVYTFHIRASKWSDGKAVRAQDYVYGWQRLSNPKVSQDYLGFLNEMGVKGATETGVAKPSDLGVKAIDDNTFEVTLKSPSAYFETTLNFKGLVPQREDIVKKLGDQYGQDFKGMVYNGPFVVSDHVKSAKVVYTKNANYWDAANVKLTTVNAQIIDEPATYNKMFSAGELDMIVGATDYLKPLQTKATAGEISYLKGNDPSVYYFIFNNKTKALSNAKVRLALSLAYDRQVQINTVFKKHYVAEGIVPSKIMVGDEEFRKAVPEALKTVKDDPKKLLAEGLKELGLSSDASKVTLKLLMPKATSITTAQAQFIQAQYKKNLGINVSITYAVDAPSYFKARTAGEFDLCSGGWGADYNDVISFFNIFTSKNGNNNGKYNNPAYDALIEKGKTELDAKKRVAIFKEAEDLLVAKDAAVSPYYYKQVDSFMQTYLKGMYVPLFGGYYDLKTAYVSGK is encoded by the coding sequence ATGAAAAGCAAGAAAATTGTTTCAGTACTAATTGTAGCCTTAGTGTTAAGTGTGGCACTAGTAGGTTGCGGAGCTAAAAGTGGAGATAGTGCAGGTACTACAAAATCAACAGAGACTAAGCTTGATGCTGATCAAACTGCAAACATTTTAGGTTATGATTACACATCACTCGATCCAGCGGTAATAAGTGATATGGAATCTTTCACTACACTTACAAACGTTGATGAAGGACTTATGAGGGAAGTTACAAAGGATGGTAAAGTTATAAGTATTCTTGCTGGTGCTGATAAGATGACAGTTAGTGCTGACCATAAAGTTTACACTTTTCATATAAGAGCTAGTAAGTGGTCTGATGGAAAGGCAGTTAGAGCGCAGGATTATGTATACGGATGGCAAAGACTCTCTAATCCAAAAGTAAGCCAAGATTATCTAGGATTCCTTAATGAAATGGGAGTTAAGGGCGCGACTGAAACAGGAGTAGCTAAACCAAGTGATTTGGGAGTTAAAGCAATTGATGACAATACATTTGAGGTTACACTTAAATCACCAAGTGCTTATTTTGAAACTACATTAAACTTTAAAGGATTAGTTCCACAAAGAGAAGATATAGTGAAAAAATTAGGAGATCAATATGGCCAAGATTTCAAAGGCATGGTTTATAATGGACCATTCGTAGTATCGGATCATGTAAAAAGTGCCAAAGTTGTTTACACAAAAAATGCTAATTACTGGGACGCAGCTAATGTAAAATTAACAACTGTTAATGCTCAGATAATTGATGAACCAGCTACGTACAATAAAATGTTTAGTGCTGGAGAACTTGATATGATTGTAGGAGCTACTGATTACCTTAAACCACTACAAACGAAAGCAACAGCAGGTGAAATTTCTTACCTTAAGGGTAATGATCCATCAGTATATTACTTTATCTTTAATAATAAGACTAAAGCATTATCAAATGCTAAGGTAAGACTAGCTCTATCACTTGCTTATGATAGACAAGTTCAAATAAATACAGTATTTAAAAAACATTATGTTGCTGAGGGTATAGTTCCTAGTAAGATAATGGTTGGTGATGAGGAGTTTAGAAAAGCGGTACCAGAAGCATTAAAAACTGTTAAAGATGATCCAAAAAAACTTTTAGCTGAGGGATTAAAAGAATTAGGTTTAAGTTCGGATGCATCAAAGGTTACTTTAAAGTTATTAATGCCAAAAGCAACTTCAATTACAACAGCTCAAGCTCAGTTTATTCAAGCTCAATATAAGAAAAATCTTGGAATAAATGTTTCAATTACTTATGCAGTAGATGCTCCTTCATATTTTAAAGCTAGAACAGCTGGTGAATTTGATCTTTGCTCTGGTGGATGGGGTGCTGATTACAACGATGTTATTTCTTTCTTTAATATATTTACATCGAAAAATGGAAATAACAATGGTAAATATAATAATCCAGCATATGACGCTTTAATTGAAAAAGGAAAAACGGAATTAGATGCTAAAAAAAGGGTAGCTATATTTAAAGAGGCAGAAGATCTTCTTGTAGCTAAAGATGCTGCTGTTTCTCCATATTACTACAAACAAGTTGATTCATTCATGCAGACTTATTTAAAAGGAATGTATGTACCATTATTTGGTGGATATTACGACCTTAAAACAGCATATGTATCAGGTAAATAG
- a CDS encoding ABC transporter ATP-binding protein has product MSKLLEVKNLRVSYHTYAGEVQSVRGISFEVNEGETLAVVGESGCGKTVTAKSLMRLIQTPPGEIKDGSEILYKGNDILKMNNEQLRHFRGAEISMIFQDPMTSLNPTMTIGKQIAESLIIHRNMKKHEAMDEAIKMLKLVNIPNAERRVKQYPHEFSGGMRQRAMIAIALACSPKILVADEPTTALDVTIQAQIMDLIKELQNKLGTAVVLITHDLGVVADVADRIQVMYAGKIIERGSTDEIFYNPKHPYTWALLQSVPRLETGHKDSLYSIKGTPPDLVKPPVGCPFAPRCEYAMEICKQEMPEATIITDTHEALCWLQHPNAPKVEVPFEIGGAK; this is encoded by the coding sequence ATGTCAAAGTTACTTGAAGTTAAAAATTTACGAGTTTCGTATCATACATATGCTGGAGAAGTTCAATCTGTAAGGGGCATAAGCTTTGAAGTAAATGAGGGTGAAACTCTTGCAGTTGTAGGAGAATCTGGTTGTGGAAAAACAGTAACAGCTAAATCTCTTATGAGATTAATACAAACTCCACCAGGTGAGATTAAAGATGGTTCTGAAATATTATATAAAGGTAATGATATTTTAAAAATGAATAACGAACAATTAAGACATTTTAGGGGCGCTGAAATTAGTATGATCTTCCAAGATCCTATGACTTCTTTAAATCCTACTATGACTATTGGAAAACAGATAGCAGAAAGTTTAATTATCCATAGAAATATGAAAAAACATGAGGCTATGGATGAGGCTATAAAAATGTTGAAACTTGTTAACATTCCAAATGCAGAGAGAAGGGTTAAACAATATCCACATGAATTTTCTGGCGGAATGAGGCAGCGTGCGATGATTGCCATTGCACTTGCATGTTCTCCTAAAATTCTTGTAGCAGATGAGCCTACAACAGCACTAGATGTTACAATTCAAGCTCAAATAATGGATCTTATAAAGGAACTTCAGAATAAACTAGGTACAGCTGTTGTCTTAATTACACATGATCTAGGCGTAGTTGCAGATGTTGCAGATAGAATCCAAGTTATGTATGCAGGTAAGATAATAGAGAGAGGCAGTACGGATGAAATATTCTATAATCCGAAACATCCATATACATGGGCACTACTTCAATCAGTTCCTAGATTAGAAACTGGTCATAAAGATAGTTTGTATTCTATTAAAGGAACGCCACCTGATTTGGTAAAACCTCCGGTTGGTTGTCCATTTGCTCCAAGGTGTGAATATGCTATGGAAATATGTAAACAAGAAATGCCAGAAGCTACTATAATCACTGATACTCATGAAGCTTTATGTTGGTTACAACATCCGAATGCACCTAAAGTAGAAGTGCCATTTGAAATTGGGGGTGCAAAATAA
- a CDS encoding ABC transporter ATP-binding protein: MAENKSEDLIIVKNLKKYFEVGKNETLKAVDDVSFTIKKGETLGLVGESGCGKTTCGRTVMGLYPATAGEVIFEGVNIHGLKGKAKRDFCRHAQIIFQDPYASLNPRMTVGDIVGEGIDIHKLYTGKKKAEKIQEVLQLVGLNKEHASRFPHEFSGGQRQRIGIARALAIEPKFIVCDEPISALDVSIQAQVVNLLIKLQKELGLTYLFIAHDLSMVKHISDRVGVMYLGKLVELAPSGILYEDPLHPYTKALLSAIPVADPIESKNKNRIMLEGEVPSPINTKPGCGFRQRCKYVMDCCASETPELKEIKPGHSVACHLFK, from the coding sequence ATGGCTGAAAATAAAAGCGAAGATTTAATTATAGTAAAAAATTTAAAAAAATATTTCGAAGTTGGAAAAAACGAAACACTTAAAGCTGTTGATGATGTTTCCTTTACAATCAAAAAAGGAGAAACATTAGGACTAGTTGGTGAGTCAGGTTGCGGTAAGACCACGTGTGGGAGAACTGTAATGGGACTGTATCCAGCAACAGCTGGAGAAGTAATATTTGAAGGCGTAAATATCCATGGGCTTAAGGGTAAAGCTAAAAGGGACTTTTGTAGGCACGCACAAATAATATTTCAAGATCCTTATGCATCATTGAATCCTAGAATGACTGTTGGAGATATTGTAGGAGAAGGTATAGATATACATAAACTCTATACAGGAAAAAAGAAAGCAGAAAAAATTCAGGAAGTACTTCAACTGGTTGGATTAAACAAAGAGCATGCATCTAGATTCCCACATGAATTTTCTGGCGGTCAGAGGCAAAGAATAGGTATAGCTAGAGCACTTGCTATAGAGCCTAAATTTATTGTATGTGATGAACCTATTTCTGCTTTAGATGTTTCTATTCAAGCTCAAGTAGTTAATCTATTGATTAAGCTTCAAAAGGAACTTGGTTTAACTTATTTGTTTATAGCACATGATTTATCTATGGTTAAACATATATCTGATAGAGTTGGTGTAATGTATTTAGGAAAGCTTGTAGAACTTGCCCCAAGTGGTATTCTATATGAAGATCCATTACATCCATATACTAAGGCGTTATTATCAGCTATTCCTGTTGCTGATCCTATTGAATCTAAAAATAAAAATAGGATAATGCTGGAGGGAGAAGTTCCAAGTCCAATAAACACTAAACCTGGGTGTGGATTCCGTCAAAGATGCAAATACGTTATGGATTGTTGCGCAAGTGAAACACCAGAGCTAAAAGAAATAAAACCAGGACATTCTGTAGCTTGTCATTTATTTAAATAA
- a CDS encoding aminoglycoside N(3)-acetyltransferase, which translates to MSEEKIINKTGQPNTINTIYQDLMRLGINNSDILLVHSSMSSLGWVCGGAQTVITALMNVVGSDGTLVMPAQSGEWSDPAQWCNPPVPKEWIQTIYDNMPAFDPEISPTRGMGRISELFRTLPSTIRSNHPHVSFSANGRDAMHIIENHPLTPQLGMDSPLGKMYNLKAKVLLLGVEYNSCTSFHLSESLIAEMPKERMGAAILENGDRCWKWFEDYEYDTEDFMLIGKDFEDNYNVQKGKVGNAECTLFEMKDGVDFAKTWLIKHRFAAR; encoded by the coding sequence ATGAGTGAAGAGAAAATAATCAATAAAACAGGACAACCTAATACTATTAATACTATTTATCAAGATTTAATGAGACTTGGTATAAATAACAGTGATATTTTATTAGTTCATTCTTCAATGTCAAGCTTAGGATGGGTTTGTGGTGGGGCGCAGACTGTAATAACTGCATTAATGAATGTTGTGGGAAGTGATGGAACATTGGTTATGCCAGCTCAAAGCGGAGAGTGGAGTGACCCCGCACAGTGGTGCAACCCACCTGTACCAAAAGAATGGATACAAACAATATATGATAATATGCCAGCATTTGACCCCGAAATCTCACCAACACGAGGAATGGGGCGCATCTCAGAATTGTTTAGAACACTTCCTAGCACAATACGGTCAAATCATCCACATGTATCATTTAGTGCAAATGGAAGAGATGCAATGCATATTATTGAAAATCATCCATTGACTCCACAGCTTGGTATGGATTCACCGCTTGGCAAAATGTATAATTTAAAAGCAAAAGTTCTTTTACTAGGAGTAGAATATAATTCTTGCACCAGTTTTCATCTTTCAGAATCACTTATAGCTGAAATGCCTAAAGAACGTATGGGTGCTGCAATACTTGAAAATGGTGATAGGTGCTGGAAATGGTTTGAGGATTATGAGTATGATACAGAAGATTTCATGTTAATTGGAAAAGACTTTGAGGATAATTATAATGTACAAAAGGGTAAGGTTGGTAATGCAGAATGCACGTTATTTGAAATGAAAGATGGAGTTGACTTTGCTAAGACATGGTTAATTAAACATAGATTTGCTGCTAGATAG
- a CDS encoding valine--tRNA ligase: MEENNNIDKNYNPKDFEERLYAWWEEKGFFTPKVDKDKKPFTIMMPPPNITGKLHLGHALDNTLQDILIRTKRMQGYNTLWLPGEDHASIATEVKVENELLKQGLKKKEMGREAFLEKVWDWTNEYRAKIRGQIRKMGCSVDFTRESFTMDENLNHAVREVFVKLYNDGLIYKGNRITNWCPKCMTAISDAEIEFEEQEGHFWHIKYPIVGTDEFLEIATTRPETMLGDTAVAVNPKDPRYTHLIGKTIMLPLVNREIPIVADDYVDIEFGTGAVKITPAHDPNDYQIGKRHNLEQIVILNENATISDGYGKYSGLDRYEARKVIVEDLEKAGLLVKIKDHAHNVGTHDRCKTTVEPILSEQWYVKMESLAKPAIDAVRENKTKFVPARFDKTYFHWMENIQDWCISRQLWWGHRIPVWYCKDCGEVIVSVDAPTNCSKCNSTNLNQDKDVLDTWFSSALWPFSTLGWPNNTEDLKHFYPTSVLVTGYDIIFPWVARMIFSGLYNLGEVPFESVVIHGMVRDDQGRKMSKSLGNGIDPLDVIDQYGADALRFSLATGNSPGSDIRFYESRVEAARNFANKIWNASRFVMMNNNYELMTKYKESKNYTVADKWILSRMNTVTKEVTENIEKYEIGISLQKTHDFMWTEFCDWYIELVKPVLYADDCEAKGIVLNVLNKVLKTGLKLLHPVMPFITEEIYTHLENEYESITIAKWPEFDESLKDEKSEEKMNYIIEAIKDVRNARVGMNVAPSRKAKVFIYAIEAKEAFEEGMVYFQKLASASEVKFLESKSQSPENVVTVVTKGAEIYMPLLELVDLEKELERLNKEKDKLKKEIDRVEKKLCNERFTAKAPAEVVEEEKAKGEKYKEMYNSVILSIENLK; this comes from the coding sequence ATGGAAGAAAACAACAATATTGATAAGAATTATAATCCAAAAGATTTTGAAGAAAGACTTTATGCATGGTGGGAAGAAAAAGGTTTTTTTACACCAAAAGTTGATAAAGATAAAAAACCTTTCACAATAATGATGCCACCACCAAACATCACAGGAAAATTACATTTAGGTCATGCTCTTGATAATACCCTTCAAGATATCCTAATAAGAACTAAAAGAATGCAGGGGTATAACACATTGTGGCTTCCAGGTGAAGACCATGCTAGTATTGCAACAGAGGTAAAAGTTGAAAATGAACTTTTAAAACAAGGTCTTAAGAAAAAAGAAATGGGAAGAGAAGCTTTCCTAGAAAAAGTATGGGATTGGACTAATGAGTATAGAGCAAAAATAAGAGGCCAAATAAGAAAAATGGGATGCTCCGTTGATTTTACCCGTGAAAGTTTTACTATGGATGAAAATTTAAATCATGCGGTAAGAGAAGTGTTCGTCAAATTATATAATGATGGACTTATTTATAAGGGAAATAGGATAACTAATTGGTGTCCAAAATGTATGACGGCAATTTCAGATGCTGAAATAGAGTTTGAAGAACAAGAGGGGCATTTTTGGCATATAAAATATCCAATAGTAGGCACGGATGAATTTTTAGAAATAGCTACTACAAGGCCGGAAACTATGCTTGGAGACACCGCTGTTGCAGTAAATCCTAAAGATCCTCGTTATACACATTTAATAGGCAAAACAATAATGCTTCCACTAGTAAACAGAGAAATACCAATAGTTGCAGATGATTATGTTGATATAGAGTTTGGAACAGGTGCAGTTAAAATAACTCCAGCACATGATCCTAATGATTATCAGATAGGTAAAAGACATAATTTAGAGCAAATAGTAATTTTAAATGAAAATGCAACTATAAGCGATGGGTATGGAAAATACTCAGGTCTTGATAGATATGAGGCAAGAAAAGTTATTGTTGAAGATTTAGAAAAGGCTGGATTACTTGTTAAAATAAAAGACCATGCTCATAATGTAGGTACTCATGATAGATGTAAAACTACTGTAGAGCCAATACTATCTGAGCAATGGTATGTTAAAATGGAATCTCTTGCAAAACCAGCTATTGATGCAGTAAGAGAAAATAAAACAAAATTTGTTCCGGCACGATTTGACAAAACATACTTTCATTGGATGGAAAATATTCAAGATTGGTGTATATCAAGGCAATTATGGTGGGGACACAGAATTCCAGTATGGTACTGCAAAGACTGTGGTGAAGTTATAGTTTCTGTTGACGCTCCAACAAACTGCAGCAAATGTAATAGTACAAATCTTAATCAAGATAAAGACGTTCTTGATACTTGGTTCAGTTCTGCATTATGGCCTTTCTCAACGCTTGGTTGGCCAAATAATACAGAGGATTTAAAGCATTTTTATCCAACAAGTGTATTAGTAACTGGATACGATATTATATTCCCGTGGGTTGCAAGAATGATATTTTCGGGTCTATATAATTTAGGGGAGGTACCATTTGAATCAGTAGTAATACATGGAATGGTTCGCGATGATCAAGGTAGAAAGATGTCTAAGTCACTAGGAAATGGTATTGATCCATTAGATGTAATAGACCAATATGGAGCGGATGCATTAAGATTCTCGCTTGCAACTGGAAATTCACCAGGCAGTGATATAAGGTTCTATGAATCAAGAGTTGAAGCAGCTAGAAACTTTGCTAATAAAATTTGGAATGCATCTAGATTTGTTATGATGAATAATAACTATGAATTAATGACGAAATATAAAGAGAGTAAAAATTACACAGTTGCAGACAAGTGGATATTATCAAGAATGAATACTGTGACAAAAGAAGTTACAGAAAATATTGAGAAATATGAAATAGGAATATCACTTCAAAAGACTCATGACTTTATGTGGACAGAATTTTGCGATTGGTATATTGAACTTGTTAAACCAGTATTATATGCAGATGATTGTGAAGCTAAAGGCATAGTATTAAATGTATTGAACAAAGTATTAAAAACAGGGCTTAAATTACTTCACCCAGTTATGCCGTTTATAACAGAAGAAATTTATACTCATTTAGAAAATGAATATGAATCTATAACAATCGCTAAGTGGCCTGAATTTGATGAGTCGCTTAAAGACGAAAAATCAGAAGAAAAAATGAACTATATAATAGAAGCAATAAAAGATGTAAGAAATGCTAGGGTAGGAATGAATGTAGCACCTTCAAGAAAGGCTAAAGTATTTATATATGCTATAGAGGCAAAAGAAGCATTTGAAGAAGGTATGGTATACTTCCAAAAACTTGCATCAGCTAGTGAAGTTAAATTTTTAGAATCTAAATCACAATCACCAGAGAATGTAGTTACAGTAGTAACTAAAGGTGCTGAAATATATATGCCATTACTCGAGCTTGTAGATTTAGAAAAAGAATTGGAAAGATTAAACAAAGAAAAAGATAAACTAAAAAAAGAAATAGATAGGGTAGAGAAAAAGCTTTGTAATGAAAGATTCACAGCTAAAGCACCAGCTGAGGTAGTAGAAGAGGAAAAAGCTAAAGGTGAAAAATATAAAGAAATGTATAATTCAGTGATTTTAAGTATAGAAAATTTGAAGTAG
- a CDS encoding ABC transporter substrate-binding protein yields the protein MKIKKMSIFSIFISLALVTTLFSGCTPKTKTTPLVKVKLNEVVRSIFYAPMYAAISQGFFKEEGLDIELSTGQGADKTMQQVLSKASDIGLAGPEQVIYIYNQKRTDYPVIFAQLTQKDGSFLVSKKVEPNFKWESLKGKTIIGGRPGGVPEMALEYVLKNHGINPGVDVNLITNLAFTATAGAFKAGTGDYVALFEPTASTLNNNNSGNIVASVGDSAGIIPYTCFFATKSYITENPAVLQKFTNAIYKGQKWVNSNSDKDVITSIKSYFPGTDEAVLISSIKNYRNINAFSTNPTLGAENLTKLMDIIQSYKASLIPTRPDFDTIVNTTFSKKSVTTIK from the coding sequence ATGAAAATTAAAAAGATGTCGATTTTTTCTATATTTATATCCCTTGCATTAGTAACTACCTTATTTTCTGGCTGTACACCAAAAACTAAGACTACTCCTCTAGTAAAAGTAAAATTAAATGAAGTGGTCCGTTCTATATTCTACGCTCCTATGTATGCAGCTATTTCTCAAGGTTTCTTTAAAGAAGAAGGCCTGGATATTGAGCTTTCGACCGGTCAAGGCGCAGATAAAACTATGCAACAAGTCTTAAGCAAAGCTTCCGATATTGGTCTCGCAGGGCCAGAACAAGTTATTTACATCTACAATCAAAAACGAACAGACTACCCAGTTATTTTTGCACAATTAACTCAAAAGGATGGTTCTTTCTTAGTATCTAAAAAAGTTGAGCCAAACTTTAAATGGGAATCCTTAAAGGGCAAAACTATAATAGGCGGAAGGCCTGGTGGGGTACCTGAGATGGCTCTTGAATATGTTTTAAAAAATCATGGTATAAATCCTGGAGTTGACGTAAATCTTATTACAAACCTTGCATTCACAGCTACTGCTGGTGCTTTTAAAGCCGGAACAGGTGATTATGTTGCTCTTTTTGAGCCAACCGCTAGTACATTAAACAATAATAATTCTGGAAATATCGTAGCATCAGTCGGTGATTCTGCTGGAATCATACCTTATACCTGTTTTTTTGCAACAAAATCTTATATAACAGAAAATCCAGCTGTATTGCAAAAATTCACTAATGCAATATACAAAGGTCAAAAATGGGTTAATAGTAATTCTGACAAAGATGTAATTACTTCAATAAAATCCTACTTCCCTGGTACAGATGAAGCTGTCCTTATTTCATCTATAAAAAATTACAGAAATATAAATGCCTTCTCAACAAATCCAACATTAGGAGCAGAAAACTTAACAAAACTTATGGATATAATTCAATCCTATAAAGCATCACTAATACCTACGAGACCTGACTTTGATACAATAGTTAACACTACATTTAGTAAGAAATCAGTAACAACTATAAAATAA
- a CDS encoding ABC transporter permease, with amino-acid sequence MAKYIIKRIGYMIITLWVVATITFVLINAIPGDPITASAGKVLDKKVAAEIMKKYQLDQPEYVRYGTYIKNLVHGDLGMSIHYPGQKVNDIISKEFPVSLRLALQAVGIGLVFGIFLGIIAAFKRNTWVDYTVIFIALIGVCVPGFVLAILLQYGLGAKFGLKIAGWSSSSLFNIYRYSLLPSIALAMAGLASNARFMRTSVLEVINQDYVLTAKSKGVGKVSLVWKHIIRNAILPVVTMIGPRIAYVITGSLVVESIFSVPGLGRELVSAISNRDYTVVMSLTVFFAFLYIVSLLIVDIVYVLVDPRIKLTQRKG; translated from the coding sequence ATGGCTAAATATATAATAAAGAGGATTGGCTATATGATCATTACACTTTGGGTTGTTGCGACTATTACATTTGTGCTTATAAATGCTATACCAGGAGATCCTATAACTGCTTCAGCAGGTAAGGTTCTTGATAAAAAAGTAGCTGCAGAAATTATGAAAAAATATCAACTAGATCAACCAGAGTATGTAAGATATGGTACATATATTAAGAATTTAGTACACGGTGACTTAGGAATGTCAATACATTATCCAGGACAGAAGGTTAATGATATTATTTCAAAAGAATTTCCAGTGTCATTAAGATTAGCTCTTCAAGCGGTAGGAATAGGACTTGTTTTTGGAATATTTTTAGGAATTATTGCGGCGTTTAAGAGAAATACATGGGTAGATTATACCGTAATATTTATTGCACTTATTGGGGTTTGCGTTCCGGGTTTTGTTTTAGCAATTCTTCTACAATATGGCCTTGGAGCAAAATTTGGTTTAAAAATAGCGGGATGGTCTTCTAGTAGTCTATTCAATATATATAGATACTCATTATTACCTTCCATTGCACTTGCTATGGCTGGACTTGCATCAAATGCAAGGTTTATGAGGACTTCAGTACTTGAAGTAATTAATCAAGACTATGTTTTGACTGCAAAGTCAAAAGGTGTTGGTAAGGTCTCTTTAGTATGGAAACATATTATAAGAAATGCAATACTACCAGTAGTTACAATGATAGGACCTAGAATAGCATACGTAATCACTGGTTCCTTAGTTGTAGAGAGCATATTCAGTGTGCCGGGGCTCGGTAGAGAATTAGTTTCTGCAATTTCTAATAGAGATTATACTGTAGTTATGTCATTAACTGTGTTTTTTGCTTTCTTGTACATTGTTTCTTTACTTATTGTAGATATAGTTTACGTTTTAGTTGATCCTAGAATTAAATTAACTCAAAGGAAAGGATAA